The proteins below are encoded in one region of Microvirga terrae:
- a CDS encoding transglutaminase-like cysteine peptidase has translation MPWTTNRPYACYPSEDQQGDYGTPEPPFKPRGSLVWLVRAVAFTVFLLLVLVSGPRVSAAEIRQLDEAWIPTTDGSAQPTEAWSEFCKRLPAECSINPAEPATIQLNKRVWKAIVATNTLVNSTVKPREDIDHWSVADRWDYPDDGYGDCEDYQILKRRLLVEAGLPRRALRMVVVLDELGQGHAVLVARTDQGDFILDNKRDAVLPWHRTGYVYIKSEGDQSLAWVALGNQVAATSAINW, from the coding sequence ATGCCCTGGACAACAAACCGTCCGTACGCGTGTTATCCGTCTGAAGATCAGCAAGGGGATTACGGTACCCCGGAACCTCCTTTCAAGCCGCGGGGGAGCCTTGTCTGGCTCGTGCGGGCCGTCGCGTTCACCGTCTTTCTGCTTCTCGTGCTCGTCTCTGGTCCGCGTGTCAGCGCGGCTGAGATCCGGCAACTCGACGAAGCTTGGATTCCGACCACCGATGGTAGTGCTCAGCCGACCGAAGCTTGGAGTGAATTCTGCAAGCGGCTTCCTGCCGAGTGCTCGATCAACCCGGCTGAGCCGGCCACGATCCAGCTCAATAAGCGTGTGTGGAAGGCAATCGTGGCAACCAACACCCTCGTCAACTCTACCGTGAAGCCCCGGGAGGACATCGATCACTGGAGCGTAGCCGACCGCTGGGACTACCCGGATGACGGCTATGGCGATTGTGAGGACTACCAGATCCTCAAACGCCGCCTGCTGGTCGAGGCCGGCCTGCCGCGGCGGGCGCTGCGCATGGTCGTGGTGCTAGACGAGTTGGGTCAAGGACATGCCGTGCTAGTGGCTCGCACTGACCAAGGTGACTTCATCCTCGACAACAAGCGGGACGCAGTCCTGCCGTGGCATCGGACCGGCTATGTCTACATCAAGAGCGAAGGCGACCAGAGCCTCGCCTGGGTTGCGCTCGGCAACCAAGTCGCGGCCACATCAGCCATCAACTGGTAA